The following are encoded together in the Leptospira langatensis genome:
- a CDS encoding iron-containing alcohol dehydrogenase, translating to MPILPDWINFNFPTKIHFEVDCGFKMGNFIKNIGSRAVILSTQSELENMDEFSIIKTSLEKHIDGVILYDNIEKEPTLKDLDTAAYFARISNANCIIGYGSFESLNTAKLVALLANNDSFAEEVFISKKALRLKKPIPLVLIPTHPVMGLECAPISTVYMDEDRTVRYFSHEYLFPEMVIADAKISAFMTSADVAKVGVGILAAAVDSILSKYSNELTNSSSLRAIEIIYKNLVPAIRDPKNLQYKNSIFGASLLVGMSHSSSSLGLCYALSLAASNLTNLDVFQAMSILLPHVMEYNLTSSAGKYVMIAKALDEDITNISVIEAAIKAVEGIRKIYIELKIPQRLSEYEVRKIDLPGIASLASSFPFLDSLPRELPKNEIETILVAAF from the coding sequence ATGCCGATACTCCCCGACTGGATTAATTTCAATTTTCCTACCAAGATCCATTTTGAAGTCGATTGCGGCTTCAAAATGGGGAATTTCATTAAGAACATAGGTTCCCGCGCGGTCATTCTCTCCACCCAAAGCGAGCTGGAGAACATGGATGAATTCTCCATCATCAAGACTTCTCTAGAGAAGCATATAGACGGAGTGATCCTCTATGATAATATCGAGAAGGAGCCTACCCTAAAGGATCTGGATACTGCCGCTTACTTCGCGCGTATCTCCAATGCGAATTGTATCATTGGATATGGCTCTTTCGAAAGCCTGAACACTGCAAAGTTAGTCGCTCTTCTCGCAAATAACGATTCCTTTGCAGAAGAAGTCTTTATCTCTAAAAAGGCTCTGAGATTAAAGAAACCCATTCCGCTCGTTCTTATTCCCACTCATCCTGTGATGGGCCTGGAATGCGCTCCGATCTCTACCGTCTATATGGACGAAGACAGAACGGTTCGTTATTTCTCTCATGAGTATCTATTTCCGGAGATGGTGATCGCAGATGCTAAGATCAGCGCATTCATGACCTCTGCAGACGTTGCAAAAGTGGGCGTAGGGATCCTCGCCGCGGCAGTGGATAGCATCCTCTCCAAATATTCCAACGAACTTACGAACTCTTCTTCCTTACGTGCGATTGAGATCATCTATAAGAACTTAGTGCCTGCCATTCGGGATCCGAAGAACCTGCAATACAAGAACTCGATCTTCGGTGCAAGTCTTCTCGTGGGAATGTCCCATTCGTCCAGTTCATTAGGACTTTGTTATGCACTTTCCTTGGCCGCTTCCAATCTGACGAATCTGGATGTTTTCCAAGCGATGTCGATCCTTCTTCCCCACGTAATGGAATACAACCTCACCTCCTCCGCAGGTAAATACGTTATGATCGCAAAAGCCCTGGACGAGGACATCACGAATATTTCCGTGATCGAGGCAGCTATCAAGGCAGTAGAAGGGATCCGTAAGATCTATATCGAGTTAAAGATCCCACAGAGGCTTTCCGAATACGAGGTCCGAAAGATCGACCTTCCTGGGATAGCGAGCTTGGCTTCTTCGTTTCCTTTCTTGGATTCTCTTCCTAGGGAATTGCCTAAGAATGAGATAGAAACGATCTTAGTCGCAGCATTCTAA
- a CDS encoding flagellar biosynthesis anti-sigma factor FlgM codes for MTIDKIGGIGGGSYEPRKSTPVRKSETKESFDNISISDTAKQKASEARIQAEVQTIAQKIVSSPVDSERSAKLKEVKEKLKNGDYDNLSPEILNAVADRVAESFLGR; via the coding sequence ATGACTATAGATAAAATAGGCGGCATTGGCGGAGGCTCGTACGAACCTCGTAAATCGACTCCTGTTCGCAAGAGTGAGACCAAGGAATCATTCGATAATATTTCAATCTCCGATACTGCTAAGCAAAAAGCTTCCGAGGCACGTATCCAAGCAGAAGTGCAAACGATCGCTCAAAAGATCGTTTCTAGCCCGGTAGACTCCGAGCGTTCTGCGAAACTCAAAGAAGTAAAGGAAAAACTCAAGAACGGAGATTATGACAATCTAAGTCCGGAAATCCTAAACGCAGTAGCGGATAGAGTTGCCGAGTCTTTCTTAGGACGCTAA
- the rsmI gene encoding 16S rRNA (cytidine(1402)-2'-O)-methyltransferase, with translation MTTPEGDPRFQIQPGTAYVVATPIGNLEDITLRALQVLKQSDVIYCENAQHSRRLLQTYGINTLAKTLYKDQSDRPFSGIIQDLRAGKTLALVSDAGTPGVSDPGSQLVRVLREEKLPIVPVPGPSALTAMLSISGWQVQPSVFLGFLSEKKQKKRNQLREWESFEGAMALFESVHRIKDTLAALREVFPSSPMLLGRELTKIHEEILKIDPSQDLETLKFPEKGEFVVLIYTNPKKMLNGRVGDTDT, from the coding sequence ATGACGACTCCGGAAGGAGATCCTAGATTTCAGATCCAACCTGGAACGGCCTACGTGGTCGCAACTCCCATCGGCAATTTAGAAGATATCACTCTTAGAGCCTTACAGGTACTGAAACAAAGCGATGTGATCTACTGTGAGAATGCACAGCATAGCCGAAGACTTCTGCAAACATACGGGATCAACACTCTGGCAAAGACATTGTACAAGGATCAATCCGATCGGCCCTTCTCTGGGATCATCCAAGACCTAAGAGCGGGAAAAACCTTAGCCTTAGTTTCCGATGCAGGAACTCCAGGCGTCTCCGACCCTGGCTCCCAACTCGTTCGGGTATTGAGAGAAGAAAAACTCCCCATCGTTCCTGTGCCAGGACCTAGCGCACTCACCGCTATGCTCTCTATTTCGGGATGGCAGGTGCAGCCTTCCGTCTTTCTTGGCTTTCTCTCGGAGAAGAAGCAGAAGAAAAGAAACCAATTGAGGGAATGGGAGTCCTTTGAGGGAGCCATGGCTCTCTTTGAATCGGTGCATAGGATCAAGGATACTCTGGCAGCTCTGAGAGAGGTCTTTCCTTCTTCTCCAATGCTACTCGGAAGAGAGCTCACCAAGATCCATGAGGAAATCCTGAAAATCGACCCTTCCCAGGATCTGGAGACCCTGAAATTCCCTGAAAAGGGAGAATTTGTCGTATTAATCTATACAAATCCTAAAAAAATGCTTAACGGACGTGTCGGGGATACCGATACTTAG
- a CDS encoding LIC11073 family putative lipoprotein → MLAAVFWSLVPLFSFCGINTDVTQSPYVFVTPVAVPQIFSVIPLFDNIDPHKPEYSLGYYITNEEPQFVGYNLYITFAIPSAGETLSNSNLYLENGVQPSFPALAVQASTANITTHTVANLQPYAPVQLFQKCEVYTFTLRALLNTGITSNMSSPVTRCSTTYPDHCGTDTSCNPSACTVSSCSVSIRDSCPVGTACNPCTKGNQATGCLCPSGQTPPGCNL, encoded by the coding sequence ATCCTTGCGGCCGTTTTCTGGTCCTTGGTTCCTCTTTTTTCCTTTTGCGGGATCAACACGGATGTGACTCAATCCCCGTACGTATTCGTTACCCCAGTTGCAGTTCCTCAGATCTTTAGTGTTATTCCCCTTTTCGACAATATAGATCCGCATAAGCCGGAATACAGTCTGGGCTATTATATCACGAACGAAGAACCTCAGTTTGTAGGTTACAATCTGTATATCACTTTTGCGATCCCTTCTGCGGGAGAGACCTTAAGTAATTCCAATTTGTATTTGGAAAACGGAGTACAACCTTCCTTCCCTGCTTTGGCAGTCCAGGCCTCTACCGCAAACATCACTACTCATACTGTCGCGAACCTGCAACCATATGCTCCGGTGCAGCTATTCCAGAAATGCGAAGTATATACATTCACTCTGCGTGCCTTGCTGAACACAGGGATCACTTCGAATATGTCCTCTCCGGTAACTCGATGCAGTACTACCTATCCGGATCATTGTGGCACAGACACGAGTTGTAATCCGAGTGCTTGCACTGTGAGTTCCTGCTCTGTTTCTATTAGGGATTCCTGCCCTGTGGGAACTGCTTGTAATCCTTGTACAAAAGGAAATCAGGCCACAGGTTGCCTCTGCCCTTCCGGACAAACCCCACCCGGCTGTAACCTATGA
- a CDS encoding LIC_20245 family lipoprotein, with product MTSIRKLIFVGGFIVFLVISLTILFWTDDETADPKSKKGEADALAGLFGGGMNSSSSGASNGGRTSADKSLFESSFFTAGKAEYREADTAQTENKQPESDANNPVNPQTGKPYTNEEMDRFQQLKEKFPNNSLLPSRMTPAEKEQKKALEQRVSEATRAVLGRTASKDQIVTYYDFMEKQSKDRLEIVKYLVDIQKGSGDPDQEKKLENIQQTMIQQLDQVQKDKQRAFEQAGL from the coding sequence GTGACTAGCATTCGCAAACTGATCTTCGTCGGCGGCTTTATCGTTTTTCTGGTTATATCATTGACCATATTATTTTGGACGGATGACGAAACTGCAGACCCCAAGTCCAAAAAGGGAGAAGCGGATGCTCTGGCAGGTTTGTTTGGAGGAGGAATGAATTCCTCTTCTTCCGGAGCTTCGAATGGAGGAAGGACCTCCGCGGATAAATCCTTATTCGAGTCTTCTTTCTTCACAGCCGGCAAGGCAGAATACAGGGAGGCGGATACTGCTCAAACAGAGAACAAGCAACCGGAATCCGATGCGAACAACCCGGTCAATCCTCAAACTGGAAAGCCATATACCAATGAGGAGATGGATCGTTTTCAGCAGTTAAAAGAGAAGTTCCCGAACAATTCCCTTCTTCCGAGTCGTATGACTCCAGCGGAGAAGGAACAGAAAAAAGCGTTAGAGCAAAGAGTTTCAGAAGCAACCAGAGCCGTTCTCGGCAGGACAGCATCCAAGGACCAGATCGTAACCTATTACGATTTTATGGAGAAGCAATCCAAGGACCGATTAGAGATCGTGAAATATCTAGTGGATATCCAAAAAGGCTCAGGAGATCCGGACCAGGAAAAGAAGCTCGAGAATATACAGCAAACCATGATCCAGCAATTGGACCAAGTGCAGAAGGACAAGCAAAGAGCCTTCGAGCAAGCTGGGCTGTAG
- the nadE gene encoding NAD(+) synthase, producing the protein MSIYRCTAVSLHTTALDFKGNRERILSAISACDSSSLILFPELCISGYGCEDAFYFSWVWEHSWKSLKEIAKATANKTVIVGLPFFQSPYLFNVSAVLQNGKILGLVPKQNLAQTGVHYENRWFAKGEESRNYALTPDGTEIPFGTLLFESPDFNFGIEICEDSWVQTRPGQYLVEAGADLILSPGASHFALGKQQIRKKMFSESSRNSSTAILYANLNGNESGRLIFEGACLGILDGNILEEGPKLHFTDFECTHLDLNSSQLRSNRSRNFRSSGTREFRTRGKGLQRIAISSLPKTSPKPITKSVVRSEDRFEDFTRATALGLFDYLRKSKTKGYTLSLSGGADSAACALLVKAAILLSDKELGSEYLGSIGIDRKNLLFTLFQGTENNSETTKNSAKELSEELGFPHAAISVDSEVSSMIQKISSVKGIVPNWKDHNLALQNIQARVRSPLVWLLANLNGHLLLSTGNRSEASVGYTTMDGDSSGSVAPLTGVSKEFLLTWLHNVHEGKDPILPSIRALGGILNSKPSAELKPLSEKQEDEKDLMPYPLLQKLERNFVFLGKDPENLLESGEWKDESQAKDGKSKFLKLFSASQWKRERLPPSFHLDEYGLDPKSSFRFPILSEIRF; encoded by the coding sequence ATGTCCATCTACCGTTGCACAGCAGTTAGCCTCCATACGACCGCCCTGGATTTCAAGGGAAACCGAGAACGGATTCTTTCCGCGATCTCTGCCTGCGACTCTTCTTCTTTGATCTTATTTCCAGAACTTTGCATTTCCGGCTATGGTTGCGAAGACGCCTTTTACTTCTCCTGGGTGTGGGAACATTCCTGGAAAAGCTTGAAAGAGATCGCAAAGGCAACGGCAAACAAAACCGTGATCGTGGGACTTCCCTTCTTCCAAAGCCCGTATCTATTCAACGTATCTGCCGTCTTACAAAATGGAAAAATCCTGGGACTCGTCCCGAAACAAAACTTGGCCCAAACAGGCGTGCATTACGAAAACAGATGGTTCGCAAAGGGAGAAGAATCCAGAAATTACGCACTTACTCCGGACGGCACAGAAATTCCTTTCGGAACTCTTCTGTTCGAAAGTCCCGATTTCAATTTCGGAATAGAGATCTGCGAGGATTCTTGGGTCCAAACCCGTCCCGGCCAATACCTGGTCGAAGCAGGAGCGGATCTGATCCTTTCTCCGGGCGCCTCCCATTTTGCCTTAGGAAAACAACAGATCCGAAAGAAGATGTTCTCCGAATCTTCTCGCAATTCATCTACTGCAATCTTGTACGCCAACTTAAACGGGAACGAGTCCGGACGACTCATCTTCGAAGGAGCCTGCCTAGGAATTCTGGATGGAAACATCTTGGAAGAAGGTCCCAAATTACATTTTACGGATTTTGAATGCACTCATTTAGACCTGAATTCTTCCCAGCTCAGATCGAATCGATCCAGGAATTTCAGATCCTCAGGCACTAGAGAATTCAGAACCAGAGGAAAGGGTCTGCAAAGAATTGCGATCTCTTCTCTCCCGAAAACTTCTCCGAAACCGATAACGAAATCTGTTGTTCGCAGTGAGGATCGATTCGAGGATTTCACAAGAGCGACAGCTCTCGGGCTATTCGACTATTTACGAAAATCTAAAACGAAAGGGTATACGCTTTCCCTTTCCGGAGGAGCGGACAGTGCCGCCTGTGCTCTTCTTGTAAAGGCGGCTATTCTTCTTTCCGACAAAGAACTCGGTTCGGAATATTTGGGATCCATCGGGATCGATCGAAAGAACCTACTCTTTACTTTGTTCCAAGGAACGGAGAATAATTCGGAAACAACAAAGAATTCCGCCAAAGAGCTCTCCGAAGAATTAGGATTTCCTCATGCTGCTATCAGTGTGGATTCTGAGGTAAGTTCTATGATACAGAAGATCTCTTCCGTAAAGGGAATCGTTCCGAATTGGAAGGACCATAATCTTGCACTCCAGAATATCCAGGCTCGTGTTCGTTCTCCTTTAGTTTGGTTGCTTGCCAACCTGAACGGGCATCTTCTTCTCTCTACAGGGAATAGAAGTGAGGCGAGCGTAGGATACACCACCATGGATGGGGACTCCTCCGGTTCCGTGGCTCCACTAACAGGAGTGAGTAAGGAGTTCCTTCTTACCTGGCTTCATAATGTGCATGAGGGGAAGGACCCGATCCTTCCTTCGATCCGGGCCTTGGGAGGGATCCTAAATTCCAAACCGAGTGCCGAACTAAAACCGCTTTCCGAAAAGCAAGAAGATGAGAAGGACCTAATGCCCTATCCTCTCCTACAAAAATTGGAACGCAATTTTGTGTTCTTAGGAAAGGATCCGGAAAATCTATTGGAGTCCGGCGAATGGAAGGATGAGAGCCAGGCCAAGGACGGAAAGAGTAAGTTCCTGAAATTATTCTCCGCAAGCCAATGGAAAAGAGAAAGGCTTCCGCCTTCTTTTCATTTGGATGAGTACGGATTGGATCCGAAATCCAGTTTTCGTTTTCCGATCTTGAGTGAGATCCGATTCTAA
- a CDS encoding 3-deoxy-D-manno-octulosonic acid transferase, with the protein MLIIYRILTILLWPWVVLLSILVPSLRNFVRTREEDKKRIRNFQFIAGSKKVVWLHAASVGELDQCKALAQVYRKKEPETFLIQTVFSDSVRDSSLEAFPADLKFRLPLDFPWSYRSIFQKFQPKSLVLMAWDRWPNLLLAARKRKVQTVLASAVITVPKGRFKREFYKTVFSLFDKILPSHRSGEEKFKELLGNAAYIKTLGDSRFDSVIQKIESGAKEFKRPKDYPFSRVFLLASTYKPCEDLLLPLLNEESLKDTAFWIFPHKTDPQRIQELETTLRSYKVDYSLYSQSQFETARSKVILFDVLGILAHAYRAGDFAYIGGALHNRVHNVLEPAYFGLPLLSGPRIQHAPEALELKNRGGLFVIQTKEEVLEVLDLSSERREAIHFSNREFVETGRGAAERIYEELESVPS; encoded by the coding sequence ATGCTTATTATCTATCGGATTTTGACGATCCTTCTTTGGCCTTGGGTCGTACTTTTATCTATTCTAGTGCCTTCTCTTCGAAATTTCGTCCGAACAAGAGAAGAAGACAAAAAGAGGATCCGAAACTTCCAGTTCATAGCGGGATCCAAGAAGGTAGTTTGGTTACACGCCGCTTCCGTCGGAGAGTTGGATCAGTGCAAAGCGCTCGCACAAGTTTATAGGAAGAAGGAACCGGAAACGTTCCTGATCCAAACTGTTTTCTCCGATTCGGTACGAGATTCTAGTCTGGAAGCATTTCCCGCAGATCTCAAGTTCCGACTTCCTTTGGACTTTCCGTGGAGCTATCGATCTATCTTTCAGAAATTCCAACCGAAAAGCCTGGTTCTCATGGCTTGGGATCGTTGGCCGAACCTTCTACTTGCTGCAAGAAAGAGAAAAGTGCAAACCGTTCTCGCCTCCGCAGTGATCACTGTCCCTAAGGGAAGATTCAAAAGAGAATTCTACAAAACGGTTTTCTCTCTCTTTGATAAGATCCTTCCCTCTCATAGATCCGGAGAGGAAAAATTCAAAGAACTCTTAGGAAATGCAGCTTATATAAAAACCTTAGGAGATTCCAGATTCGATTCGGTGATCCAAAAGATAGAATCCGGTGCCAAGGAATTCAAACGGCCCAAAGACTATCCCTTCTCCAGAGTATTCTTACTCGCATCCACTTATAAGCCTTGCGAGGATCTACTTCTTCCATTATTAAACGAAGAAAGTCTGAAAGATACCGCCTTCTGGATCTTCCCTCATAAGACGGACCCGCAAAGGATCCAAGAGCTGGAAACTACATTAAGATCTTATAAAGTAGATTATTCCTTATATTCCCAAAGCCAATTCGAGACAGCGAGATCCAAAGTGATCTTATTCGATGTGCTCGGGATACTTGCGCATGCGTATCGGGCCGGGGACTTCGCCTATATAGGAGGAGCTCTCCATAATCGAGTGCATAATGTGCTCGAACCTGCGTATTTCGGGTTACCGCTCTTGAGTGGACCAAGGATCCAGCATGCTCCCGAAGCCTTGGAACTCAAAAATCGAGGAGGACTCTTTGTCATTCAAACCAAGGAGGAAGTCTTAGAGGTTTTGGATCTCAGCTCGGAAAGAAGAGAAGCCATCCATTTCTCCAACCGAGAATTCGTGGAAACCGGAAGAGGGGCCGCAGAGAGGATCTACGAGGAATTGGAATCGGTTCCAAGTTAG
- a CDS encoding HAD family hydrolase, translating to MRSPLFVFDLMDTLIKDPFHLALGTLLPRDQWEEFRKGRETQAFLDFEMGRIEEEEFFDRFYLDSHKDKGLPHPKDLKNKMFSKIDLIPETVEIVKSLREKGFQVLLASNYSIWYKEILKFQEIGELLHSLTGMYFSCEMGVRKPAQEYYQWIETDHPGREYVFVDDNATNVEVAGYMNWNSFKFNPKKPNELKEFLKEQYPNCL from the coding sequence ATGAGATCTCCGCTCTTCGTCTTCGATTTAATGGACACCTTGATCAAGGATCCCTTTCATTTGGCTCTAGGAACTCTTCTTCCTAGAGATCAGTGGGAAGAATTTAGGAAAGGCCGAGAAACGCAAGCCTTCTTGGATTTCGAAATGGGAAGAATTGAAGAAGAGGAATTTTTTGATCGTTTTTATCTGGATTCCCATAAGGACAAGGGACTTCCTCATCCCAAGGACCTAAAAAACAAGATGTTCTCCAAAATCGATTTGATCCCGGAAACTGTGGAGATCGTAAAGAGTTTAAGAGAGAAGGGATTTCAGGTCCTTCTTGCGAGCAATTACTCCATTTGGTACAAGGAGATCTTGAAATTCCAAGAGATAGGAGAGTTACTTCATTCTCTAACCGGAATGTATTTCTCCTGTGAAATGGGAGTTCGCAAACCTGCTCAGGAATATTACCAATGGATCGAAACGGATCATCCGGGAAGAGAGTATGTGTTCGTGGACGATAACGCGACCAACGTGGAAGTCGCGGGTTATATGAATTGGAACTCTTTTAAGTTCAATCCTAAGAAGCCGAACGAACTTAAGGAATTCCTTAAAGAGCAGTACCCCAATTGTCTTTGA
- a CDS encoding flagellar filament outer layer protein FlaA, producing the protein MTRALFVSIFCLVLEFLPGILWAPPVTRDRDESSRVLQLEKVLGDWKHYNLFLVDSFEGERPWEVYRGVSFLNRIEYVSQVPNSPAFVQEKKLYKTSPEEEYRSMMVQTFFENPKHEHLEIRPKEAIRLPIGIPVRVFFWAYSSNHNVVLEIVFNQKKSKEIVLELGDLKFDGWKRMEVKLDIPVRNIRLNQSLRFPLEVSSIRIKPSPFQAKGEFFFYLDRFGILIDSREEAYPGAEVKDNWGTAL; encoded by the coding sequence GTGACTCGTGCACTTTTTGTCTCTATCTTTTGCCTGGTGTTGGAGTTCCTACCTGGCATCCTATGGGCTCCTCCTGTCACTAGGGATAGAGACGAATCCAGTAGAGTGTTGCAACTGGAAAAAGTACTCGGAGACTGGAAGCATTACAATCTTTTTCTAGTGGATTCCTTCGAAGGAGAAAGACCTTGGGAAGTATATAGAGGAGTCTCCTTCTTAAATAGGATCGAATACGTATCTCAGGTCCCGAACTCACCCGCATTCGTCCAGGAGAAGAAACTGTACAAGACCTCTCCCGAAGAAGAATACAGATCCATGATGGTCCAGACCTTCTTCGAAAATCCAAAGCATGAACATCTGGAGATCCGTCCCAAGGAAGCGATCCGTTTACCGATTGGAATTCCTGTGCGAGTATTTTTCTGGGCATATTCTTCGAATCATAATGTGGTCTTAGAGATCGTATTCAATCAGAAGAAGTCGAAAGAGATCGTACTGGAATTAGGAGATCTCAAGTTCGATGGATGGAAGAGAATGGAGGTGAAGTTAGACATTCCTGTAAGAAATATCAGGCTCAATCAGTCTCTTCGCTTTCCTTTGGAAGTGAGCTCTATTCGGATCAAGCCAAGCCCTTTCCAAGCGAAGGGAGAATTCTTCTTTTATCTAGACAGGTTCGGCATACTTATCGATAGCAGAGAAGAGGCCTATCCGGGAGCGGAGGTCAAAGACAATTGGGGTACTGCTCTTTAA
- a CDS encoding YggS family pyridoxal phosphate-dependent enzyme: MGVPENYKSIIQEIASFHSERPPILIAVSKFQPQSKVREGLAGGVLHFGENRVQEGSEKFKDLGAAGKDFILHHIGPVQSSHIRKYPGMFSFAHGLGSKKVLDELLSRIEREKWTLRYFLQVNLTGEDSKSGFSREEVISLLKNKEDYSGEYCKLEGLMTMGPSSGDPEITRRVFRELADIRKEFLPEGKLSMGMSGDYRIAIEEGSDYLRIGTAIFGDRS, translated from the coding sequence GTGGGAGTCCCGGAAAATTATAAATCCATAATACAAGAGATTGCCTCCTTTCATTCGGAAAGGCCGCCCATCCTGATTGCAGTCTCTAAGTTCCAACCCCAATCCAAAGTAAGAGAAGGGCTTGCCGGAGGAGTTTTGCATTTCGGAGAGAACCGAGTCCAAGAAGGTTCTGAAAAGTTCAAGGACCTAGGAGCTGCGGGAAAGGATTTCATACTCCATCATATTGGTCCCGTGCAATCCTCTCATATCCGAAAGTATCCGGGGATGTTTTCATTTGCTCACGGTTTGGGTTCTAAGAAGGTCCTAGACGAACTTCTTTCCCGAATCGAAAGAGAGAAGTGGACCTTGCGATATTTCTTGCAAGTCAATCTAACGGGAGAAGATAGTAAGTCCGGATTCTCCAGAGAAGAAGTAATCTCACTTTTGAAAAACAAGGAAGACTATTCCGGAGAATACTGTAAGCTAGAAGGTCTGATGACCATGGGGCCAAGTTCCGGGGATCCGGAGATTACCCGAAGAGTTTTCCGTGAACTGGCAGATATCAGGAAGGAGTTCCTACCGGAAGGAAAATTATCCATGGGAATGTCGGGAGATTATAGAATCGCGATAGAAGAAGGAAGCGATTACCTGAGAATTGGAACTGCAATATTCGGAGATAGATCATGA
- the proC gene encoding pyrroline-5-carboxylate reductase, whose product MKNIKIGIIGCGNMGGAIYRSLKNRNFSVLGYDPFLDPKRAEGIDLESDWKSFQNQTELLILAVKPGDAAKTLSSLEKPKNILSVVAGIDTHTLRNSSPAGSKVVRIMPNLPIMIEKGALGYYGDKELYEDLREIFSTISYCVELAKEDLLDAVTGLSGSGPAYVLRFIQSLAEGGVASGLTYSQALRLSIQTVLGSAELLAKELDQNSEAHPEVLKNKVTSPGGTTIAGLEELEKNNFPFAVISAVKRAAERSKELGTK is encoded by the coding sequence ATGAAGAACATTAAGATCGGAATTATAGGATGCGGAAATATGGGAGGAGCGATCTATCGTTCTCTCAAGAACAGGAATTTCTCCGTGTTAGGTTATGATCCCTTCCTGGATCCAAAAAGAGCCGAAGGGATAGATCTTGAATCCGATTGGAAATCCTTTCAGAATCAGACGGAACTCCTGATCCTCGCGGTGAAGCCGGGAGATGCTGCCAAAACCCTTTCTTCTCTCGAAAAACCGAAGAATATACTTTCTGTGGTAGCGGGAATAGACACTCATACTTTAAGGAATTCTTCGCCAGCCGGTTCTAAGGTGGTCCGTATCATGCCGAACCTTCCTATTATGATAGAGAAAGGGGCTTTGGGATATTACGGAGACAAGGAATTGTATGAGGACCTGCGAGAGATCTTCTCGACTATCTCCTATTGTGTGGAACTCGCCAAAGAAGATCTATTAGATGCGGTCACCGGTCTCTCCGGATCCGGACCTGCCTACGTACTTAGGTTTATCCAAAGTTTGGCAGAAGGAGGAGTGGCCTCCGGTCTTACCTATTCCCAAGCCTTACGATTGTCTATCCAAACAGTTTTAGGAAGTGCGGAACTTTTAGCCAAAGAGTTGGATCAAAATTCCGAGGCGCATCCGGAAGTTTTGAAAAACAAAGTTACTTCTCCCGGAGGAACTACAATCGCCGGGTTGGAAGAGTTGGAAAAAAACAATTTCCCTTTTGCCGTTATCTCCGCAGTTAAACGAGCTGCAGAAAGGTCAAAAGAGTTAGGAACTAAGTAA